A window from Rhizosphaericola mali encodes these proteins:
- a CDS encoding nucleoside-diphosphate kinase, which translates to MSNKTFTMIKPDATQKGYTGAILDQIIKGGFSIKALKWTKLTKEQAGAFYAVHSERPFYGELVDFMSSAPIIAAILEKDNAVADFRTLIGATNPADAAEGTIRKNFAASIGENAVHGSDSDENAEIEGNFFFSQLERF; encoded by the coding sequence ATGAGCAATAAGACTTTTACCATGATCAAGCCTGATGCTACACAAAAAGGCTATACTGGTGCAATCTTAGATCAAATTATCAAAGGTGGATTTAGTATCAAAGCTTTGAAATGGACTAAATTAACTAAAGAACAAGCTGGTGCATTCTATGCTGTTCATAGCGAAAGACCTTTCTACGGTGAATTGGTTGATTTTATGAGTAGTGCGCCTATCATCGCTGCGATTTTGGAAAAAGATAATGCAGTTGCTGATTTCAGAACTTTGATTGGAGCTACTAATCCTGCAGATGCTGCAGAAGGTACTATCCGTAAAAACTTTGCTGCTTCTATCGGTGAAAATGCTGTTCACGGTAGTGATAGCGATGAAAATGCTGAAATTGAAGGTAATTTCTTCTTTTCTCAATTGGAAAGATTCTAA
- a CDS encoding beta/alpha barrel domain-containing protein, which translates to MATNNASTIEVIKKNGLLPMYYYDNIEVAKQVIDILYAAGIFAVEYTNRGEKTEEIFKELIAYRDANYPDLLIGAGTIKKAEDAALYIDLGASFISSPGMIKEIGKTVQDKGALWIPGCMTISEIMEAEICGATVVKLCPASILKSSFLVGIKNIFPKIAFIPMGGLDVDRYVLTPWLDAGAASLSIGSRLLGKALLDNKAFDIIELRVRKALSIIKLIASVKQEEKQTLDEIRKKTAI; encoded by the coding sequence ATGGCAACAAACAACGCTTCAACAATTGAAGTAATTAAGAAAAACGGCTTGCTTCCAATGTATTATTATGACAATATTGAAGTAGCCAAACAAGTTATTGATATTTTGTATGCTGCAGGCATTTTTGCAGTGGAATATACCAATCGCGGAGAAAAAACAGAAGAGATATTTAAAGAATTGATCGCTTATCGTGATGCAAATTATCCAGATTTATTAATTGGTGCAGGTACGATTAAAAAAGCGGAAGATGCTGCATTATATATAGACTTAGGTGCGTCATTTATCAGTAGTCCTGGAATGATCAAAGAAATCGGGAAAACGGTTCAAGATAAAGGAGCTCTTTGGATTCCAGGTTGTATGACCATTTCTGAAATAATGGAAGCTGAAATTTGCGGTGCTACAGTAGTTAAATTGTGTCCTGCGAGTATTTTAAAATCTAGTTTTTTGGTGGGTATCAAAAATATTTTCCCAAAAATCGCCTTTATTCCAATGGGTGGACTAGATGTAGATAGATATGTGTTGACACCTTGGTTAGATGCTGGAGCTGCGTCGCTTTCAATCGGAAGTCGCCTTTTAGGTAAAGCTCTTTTGGATAATAAAGCTTTCGATATCATTGAATTGAGAGTTAGAAAAGCGCTATCCATTATTAAGTTAATCGCAAGTGTAAAACAAGAAGAAAAACAAACACTTGACGAAATCAGAAAAAAGACCGCGATTTAA
- a CDS encoding carboxypeptidase M32, with translation MDSLYTEFVEQSRKIADLQYAAAVLEWDKETYMPAKSAEIRSQQIATLSETAHTWLIDPAYENVMQQLLEQKDLSENELDNVKIRLKEVLRLKKKTPAFVRKMSETVSKAYHKWIEARRKNDFSIYAPALEELINLKKEEAEIYGYEEHPYDALLQEYEESASVEMLDKVFADLLPGLSEILEKYKNKNIDTHFLHKKYDAAKQLEWGKYLAEQMGLDKDKTRLDISEHPFTTNFSATDVRITTRIDENDFSNNTWSTIHEGGHALYELGLPIEEYGLPLGTFTSLSIHESQSRFWENCVGKNGAFWYHYLPEAQRFFPEQLSEIKLEVFMQAVNRIEPSLIRTEADEVTYHFHIYIRYLIEKELIAGTISTKDISKIWNEKYKELLGIDVPDDKSGCLQDIHWSIGSLGYFPTYSLGSLYAAQFWDKLKSDNPNIESEISNGNLNTTLQWLRQNIHQYGKKYDSEQLCKKVTDSTLDSTIFLKYLEDKFSK, from the coding sequence ATGGATTCTTTATATACAGAGTTTGTTGAGCAATCACGTAAAATTGCGGATTTACAATATGCGGCCGCCGTTTTGGAATGGGATAAAGAAACTTATATGCCAGCTAAATCTGCAGAAATTCGCTCGCAACAAATTGCGACCTTATCCGAAACCGCACATACTTGGCTCATAGATCCAGCGTATGAAAATGTGATGCAGCAATTATTGGAACAAAAGGATTTGTCCGAAAATGAATTGGATAACGTAAAGATTCGTCTAAAGGAGGTGCTTCGTTTGAAAAAGAAAACACCCGCTTTTGTGCGTAAAATGTCTGAAACCGTTTCTAAAGCATATCATAAATGGATTGAGGCTCGCAGAAAAAATGATTTTTCTATTTACGCTCCTGCTTTAGAAGAATTAATCAATCTGAAAAAAGAAGAAGCGGAAATTTACGGATATGAAGAACATCCATACGATGCTTTATTACAGGAATATGAAGAAAGTGCTTCCGTAGAAATGTTAGATAAAGTATTTGCAGATTTATTGCCTGGTTTATCTGAAATACTAGAAAAATATAAGAATAAAAATATTGATACGCATTTTTTACATAAAAAATATGATGCAGCAAAACAACTTGAGTGGGGAAAATATTTGGCCGAACAAATGGGTTTGGATAAAGATAAGACGCGTTTAGATATATCCGAACATCCATTTACGACGAATTTCAGTGCGACAGATGTGCGTATTACAACACGTATAGATGAAAACGATTTTAGTAACAATACGTGGAGTACGATTCATGAAGGGGGGCACGCTTTGTATGAATTGGGATTACCGATTGAGGAATATGGTTTGCCATTGGGAACTTTTACATCTTTAAGTATTCATGAGTCTCAAAGTCGCTTTTGGGAAAATTGTGTAGGAAAAAACGGTGCTTTTTGGTATCATTATTTACCTGAAGCACAGCGATTTTTTCCAGAGCAACTAAGTGAAATTAAATTGGAAGTTTTTATGCAAGCGGTGAATCGAATTGAGCCATCTCTCATCAGAACAGAAGCAGATGAAGTAACCTATCATTTTCACATTTATATCCGCTATTTGATTGAAAAAGAATTAATTGCGGGTACTATCTCAACAAAAGATATAAGTAAAATTTGGAATGAAAAGTATAAGGAATTATTAGGAATTGATGTTCCTGATGATAAAAGTGGCTGTTTGCAAGACATTCATTGGAGTATTGGAAGTTTGGGATATTTTCCTACCTATAGTTTGGGTAGTTTATATGCCGCGCAATTTTGGGATAAATTGAAATCAGATAATCCAAATATTGAGTCCGAAATTTCTAATGGTAATTTGAATACAACATTACAATGGTTACGCCAAAACATTCATCAATACGGCAAGAAATATGATAGTGAGCAATTATGTAAAAAAGTAACAGATTCAACATTAGACAGTACTATTTTTCTCAAATATCTTGAGGATAAGTTTTCTAAGTAA
- a CDS encoding MFS transporter has translation MDKRLLPLALGGLAIGTTEFGIMGLLTDISQSLSVSIPKAGHFISAYALGVVIGAPLLIGTTKKFPPKKVLMFLMAIYAVFNSFSIFANSYTFMLTSRFLSGLPHGAFFGVGTVVAVAMAKEGKAARNISFMFSGLTIANLAMVPLMTYIGHQFSWRYYFAILTFMSLLTILLVQLLLPDIQDENSKSAEKQPNILVEKNVWIVLLVTSIGFGGLFAWLSYIDPLMTIVSGFKVTYMPYVMIVIGFGMVVGNIVGGRMADKIGPKTSTLILLAVMCVNLLLTFQFSGNSNISILLCFLSGTFSMALISPINIMILHAAPKSQMMATALIQAAFNIANALGAYLGSLPLENHRPYNYPSLIGAAMSIGGLLFCLFYKSKKLV, from the coding sequence ATGGATAAAAGATTATTACCTCTTGCTCTTGGCGGATTAGCCATAGGGACGACTGAATTTGGTATTATGGGTTTATTGACTGATATTAGTCAATCTCTTTCTGTTTCTATTCCGAAAGCTGGACATTTTATATCAGCATATGCATTAGGTGTGGTAATTGGTGCTCCATTGTTGATCGGTACTACCAAGAAATTCCCCCCTAAAAAGGTTCTAATGTTTTTAATGGCTATATATGCTGTATTCAACAGTTTTTCCATTTTTGCCAACAGTTATACTTTTATGCTAACATCCAGATTTTTATCTGGCTTACCTCATGGCGCATTTTTCGGCGTAGGAACAGTGGTGGCAGTAGCTATGGCAAAAGAAGGAAAAGCCGCTAGAAATATATCTTTTATGTTTTCAGGATTGACTATTGCCAATCTAGCAATGGTGCCACTTATGACCTATATAGGGCATCAATTTAGTTGGCGATATTATTTTGCCATTTTGACTTTCATGAGTCTGCTCACCATCTTATTGGTACAATTATTATTGCCAGACATTCAAGATGAAAACTCAAAGTCAGCAGAAAAACAACCCAATATTTTAGTGGAAAAAAATGTATGGATTGTTTTATTGGTTACGTCTATTGGCTTTGGTGGTCTATTTGCTTGGTTGAGTTATATTGATCCTTTAATGACTATTGTCTCTGGGTTTAAAGTTACCTATATGCCTTATGTGATGATTGTGATCGGCTTTGGAATGGTGGTCGGAAATATAGTTGGTGGTAGAATGGCAGACAAAATTGGACCGAAAACATCTACATTAATTTTGTTAGCTGTTATGTGTGTCAATTTGTTATTGACCTTTCAATTTTCTGGAAATAGCAATATATCCATACTCCTTTGTTTTTTGAGTGGTACATTTTCCATGGCTTTAATTTCACCTATTAATATTATGATTTTACACGCAGCTCCTAAATCTCAAATGATGGCAACTGCACTGATCCAAGCTGCCTTTAATATAGCGAATGCATTAGGTGCGTATTTAGGTAGTTTGCCACTAGAAAATCATCGTCCCTATAATTATCCTTCTTTGATTGGTGCCGCAATGTCAATAGGAGGATTGCTGTTTTGTTTGTTTTACAAGAGCAAAAAATTAGTTTAG
- a CDS encoding YtxH domain-containing protein — MSAKQILIGSISGIVAGAVVGLLLAPQSGKETRQKIADSADDLKKKLLKLKKKSVSELDDLKDVFGKQVDGLSDDVREKVLNLIEESKESYHQLKSEVENA, encoded by the coding sequence ATGAGTGCAAAACAAATTTTAATCGGAAGTATTTCAGGTATAGTAGCTGGAGCTGTTGTTGGATTGTTATTGGCTCCTCAGTCTGGTAAAGAAACACGCCAGAAAATCGCTGATTCTGCAGATGATTTGAAAAAGAAATTGTTGAAATTGAAGAAAAAATCAGTTTCTGAATTAGATGATTTAAAAGATGTTTTTGGTAAGCAAGTGGATGGTTTGAGTGATGATGTACGTGAAAAAGTATTGAATTTGATTGAAGAAAGCAAAGAAAGCTATCATCAGTTAAAAAGTGAAGTAGAAAACGCGTAA
- a CDS encoding DoxX family protein, whose translation MHLPWHQYLFGTLFILAGLNHFRKPRMYIKIIPPIFKNKKMWNILAGVGEIVLGIGMIVPMLSNISAWGIIVLLIAIFPANIYMYTHEEVSMGLSKTLRLIRLPFQFVLIAWAWLYT comes from the coding sequence ATGCATTTACCTTGGCATCAATATTTATTTGGAACATTGTTTATCCTTGCAGGATTAAATCATTTTAGGAAACCTAGAATGTATATAAAAATTATTCCGCCTATTTTCAAAAATAAAAAAATGTGGAATATTCTGGCAGGAGTTGGAGAAATTGTCCTTGGTATTGGCATGATAGTTCCTATGCTTTCCAATATATCTGCTTGGGGAATTATCGTCTTGTTAATTGCCATTTTTCCAGCCAATATTTATATGTATACACATGAGGAAGTAAGCATGGGATTATCTAAAACATTGAGGTTAATACGACTACCTTTCCAATTTGTATTAATTGCTTGGGCTTGGTTATATACTTAG
- a CDS encoding translation initiation factor codes for MAKKNSADKNGFVYSTDPNFSFNNEEEDVDTLVPSEQKLRIWLDSKKRAGKTVTLVTGFIGKEEDLQALGKQLKNTCGTGGNAKDSEIIIQGDQRDKILQWLLKNKYSQSKKAGA; via the coding sequence ATGGCGAAGAAAAACAGTGCAGATAAAAATGGATTTGTTTATAGTACTGATCCCAACTTTAGCTTCAATAATGAGGAAGAGGATGTCGATACCTTGGTGCCAAGTGAACAGAAATTGCGTATTTGGTTAGATTCTAAAAAACGTGCAGGCAAAACTGTAACTTTGGTAACTGGATTTATCGGTAAAGAGGAAGATTTGCAAGCATTAGGCAAACAACTTAAAAATACTTGCGGTACTGGGGGCAATGCAAAAGATAGTGAAATTATCATACAAGGTGATCAACGTGATAAAATATTGCAATGGCTATTGAAAAATAAATATTCGCAAAGTAAAAAAGCGGGTGCCTGA
- a CDS encoding SDR family oxidoreductase — protein MKVFITGASGHIGSVIVSQLIKQGHQVIGLVRSEASFEKVKSLGAEPLMGELTDLEILKIGATEADGVIHTAFIHDFSKFQENAQIDKAAIEAMGSVLEGTDKPIVITSGILGIAKKGEFVTESDACDPASPRFSEKTALELAAKGIKASIIRLPPSVHDKGDKGFVPFIIHQSIQNGKAAYPNEGTNRWPAVNRQDAANLFILALEKGAVRAIYHAIGDEGIPLKEIAKVISDEKKLPLASVTGDALSQHFQWMAMFIQFDSPAKADITKAELGWTPTHIGLLEDMREHYF, from the coding sequence ATGAAAGTATTTATTACAGGAGCATCCGGACATATTGGCTCCGTTATAGTTTCGCAATTAATAAAACAAGGACATCAAGTGATCGGATTGGTACGATCTGAAGCTTCTTTTGAAAAAGTGAAATCTTTGGGCGCAGAACCATTAATGGGTGAATTGACAGATTTGGAAATATTAAAAATAGGTGCGACTGAGGCTGATGGCGTAATCCACACTGCATTCATACATGATTTTAGCAAATTTCAGGAAAATGCACAGATTGACAAAGCTGCCATCGAAGCGATGGGAAGCGTACTAGAAGGCACAGATAAACCTATCGTGATTACAAGTGGTATTTTGGGTATTGCAAAAAAAGGTGAATTTGTAACGGAGTCAGATGCTTGTGATCCAGCCTCTCCTCGTTTTTCAGAAAAAACAGCATTGGAATTAGCTGCAAAAGGTATTAAAGCGTCTATCATTCGTTTGCCTCCGAGCGTACACGACAAGGGCGACAAAGGTTTTGTGCCATTTATTATTCATCAATCTATCCAAAACGGCAAAGCGGCTTATCCGAATGAAGGAACCAATCGTTGGCCCGCGGTTAATCGTCAAGACGCGGCTAATTTGTTTATTTTGGCATTGGAAAAAGGCGCTGTAAGAGCTATTTATCATGCGATTGGCGATGAAGGTATTCCCTTGAAAGAAATTGCCAAAGTTATCTCCGATGAAAAAAAACTTCCTCTAGCTTCTGTTACTGGCGATGCATTATCACAACATTTTCAATGGATGGCAATGTTTATCCAATTTGATAGTCCTGCAAAAGCCGATATTACAAAAGCTGAATTAGGCTGGACTCCCACACATATAGGACTGTTGGAAGATATGCGAGAACATTATTTCTAA
- a CDS encoding ABC-F family ATP-binding cassette domain-containing protein, producing MHYVSVENISKSFGITPCFNNLSFNINEGEKIAIIARNGEGKTTMLRILAGEDTPDSGKIWINKEVTVAFFEQEPHFEEEKTVIENILHAKHPVVEAIKAYEHAMETEDIDGISNMISEIESLNAWDFEAKVKQILGKLNIHNLNDVVGKLSGGQRKRVALARILIDIGLEPKHIFLIMDEPTNHLDVGMVEWLENYLNQENITLLLVTHDRYFLDEVTNTIWELENSKIYIYKGDYQNYLEKKAERIDSESATIDKAKNEFRKELEWMRKQPRARGTKSKARQDNFYEIEAVAKQKIVDDQVQLDMKMNRLGGKIIELKKVYKSFGEKSILKGFDYTFSRGERVGVIGKNGVGKSTFVNILQELEPIDSGKINVGETIVFGNFSQKGLEVKENMRVIEYVKSFAESFPLAKGGSLSASQFLELFLFTPDKQYTFLDKLSGGEKKRLQLLTILFKNPNFLILDEPTNDLDLPTLAVLERFLSEYQGCVLIVSHDRYFMDKLVNHLFVFEGEGEIRDFPGNYSQYRVWEKQQEDLKKLEASNTTVIEKKIVTKDPEAPKKKASYNEKKEFDSLERELKKLNSEKTEIESKLADATLAFEDVNSLSLRIGEINNAIDEKELRWLELSELF from the coding sequence ATGCATTACGTATCCGTAGAGAATATTTCAAAGAGTTTTGGTATCACACCATGTTTCAATAATTTATCGTTTAATATCAATGAAGGTGAAAAAATAGCCATCATTGCCAGAAATGGTGAGGGTAAAACGACCATGTTGCGTATTTTGGCAGGAGAGGACACGCCAGATAGTGGGAAGATTTGGATAAATAAAGAAGTTACAGTTGCTTTTTTCGAACAAGAACCACATTTCGAAGAAGAAAAAACCGTTATCGAAAATATATTACATGCCAAGCATCCAGTTGTAGAAGCAATTAAAGCTTATGAGCATGCGATGGAAACAGAAGATATTGATGGTATCAGTAATATGATTTCTGAAATTGAATCTTTGAATGCGTGGGATTTTGAAGCCAAAGTCAAACAAATTTTGGGTAAATTAAATATCCATAATCTCAATGATGTTGTTGGTAAATTGAGTGGCGGACAACGCAAGCGTGTAGCACTCGCAAGGATATTGATCGATATTGGTTTGGAACCCAAACATATATTTCTAATCATGGACGAGCCTACCAATCATTTGGATGTAGGAATGGTGGAATGGTTAGAAAATTATTTGAATCAAGAGAATATAACACTTCTTTTAGTAACGCACGATCGTTACTTTCTGGACGAAGTAACCAATACTATTTGGGAATTAGAAAATTCCAAAATCTATATTTACAAAGGTGACTATCAAAATTATTTAGAGAAAAAAGCAGAACGTATTGATAGTGAATCAGCTACGATTGACAAAGCCAAAAATGAATTTAGAAAAGAATTAGAATGGATGCGTAAGCAACCACGTGCGAGAGGTACAAAAAGTAAAGCGCGTCAAGATAATTTTTATGAAATTGAGGCGGTAGCCAAACAAAAAATTGTAGATGATCAAGTGCAATTGGACATGAAAATGAACCGATTGGGTGGAAAGATTATTGAATTAAAGAAAGTTTACAAAAGTTTTGGAGAAAAATCAATTTTGAAAGGTTTTGATTATACTTTTAGTAGGGGAGAGCGTGTTGGTGTTATTGGCAAAAATGGAGTTGGGAAATCTACATTTGTCAATATTTTACAAGAACTAGAACCTATTGATAGTGGTAAAATCAATGTAGGAGAGACGATTGTATTTGGTAATTTTTCTCAAAAAGGATTGGAAGTAAAAGAGAACATGCGTGTCATTGAATACGTAAAATCTTTTGCAGAAAGCTTTCCATTAGCCAAAGGCGGTAGTCTGAGTGCTAGTCAATTTTTGGAATTATTTTTATTTACACCAGATAAACAATATACATTTTTGGACAAATTGAGTGGTGGTGAAAAAAAGCGTTTGCAACTACTCACTATCTTATTCAAAAATCCCAATTTCTTAATTTTAGATGAACCTACAAACGATTTGGATCTTCCGACGTTGGCAGTTTTAGAGCGATTTTTATCAGAATATCAAGGTTGTGTATTGATCGTTTCGCATGATCGATATTTCATGGATAAATTGGTAAATCATCTTTTTGTATTTGAAGGCGAAGGTGAAATTCGGGATTTTCCAGGTAATTACTCGCAATATAGAGTTTGGGAAAAACAACAAGAAGACCTTAAAAAATTAGAAGCTTCTAATACAACAGTTATAGAGAAAAAGATAGTAACCAAAGATCCAGAAGCGCCTAAGAAAAAAGCATCCTATAATGAGAAAAAAGAATTTGATTCTTTAGAAAGAGAATTGAAAAAATTAAATTCAGAAAAAACTGAAATTGAAAGTAAACTAGCGGACGCTACTTTGGCATTTGAAGATGTAAATTCATTAAGTCTTCGGATTGGAGAGATAAATAATGCCATTGATGAAAAGGAATTGCGCTGGCTCGAATTAAGCGAATTATTCTAA
- a CDS encoding Crp/Fnr family transcriptional regulator, which produces MIVFDQYIKALLPTISENELQIFKSAGEFLKLRRKEKILTEGAIFSAKIYVQNGLLRNYSISDNGQEHIMKFTDAGSWTTDPESFYGGTPSKYNIEAIENSELILFEKEKFESLKTEIPIINALTESIISSTAQLNQNRLLLNLSATPEEKYIDFIQQYADIFPRIPMHMIASYLGISRETLTRVRQNLLVGR; this is translated from the coding sequence ATGATAGTGTTCGATCAGTATATAAAAGCATTGTTGCCGACGATTTCGGAAAATGAATTACAAATATTCAAATCAGCGGGCGAATTCCTAAAATTGAGACGCAAAGAAAAAATCTTAACGGAAGGTGCTATTTTTTCTGCCAAGATTTATGTGCAAAATGGTTTATTACGTAACTATAGTATTTCGGATAATGGTCAGGAACACATTATGAAATTTACCGATGCTGGCAGTTGGACGACTGATCCGGAAAGCTTTTACGGAGGAACTCCATCCAAATATAATATTGAAGCAATTGAAAATTCGGAATTGATTTTATTTGAAAAAGAAAAATTTGAATCTTTAAAAACAGAAATCCCTATTATCAATGCATTGACAGAAAGTATTATTTCTAGTACAGCTCAACTTAATCAAAATAGATTACTACTAAATCTAAGTGCGACACCTGAGGAAAAATATATCGACTTTATACAACAATATGCCGACATATTTCCCCGAATTCCAATGCATATGATTGCTTCCTATTTGGGCATTTCAAGAGAAACGCTTACTAGAGTAAGGCAAAATCTGTTGGTAGGTAGATAA
- a CDS encoding DHH family phosphoesterase: MNFARLMEPITEIYSYLKQPKEAFITMHQKPDGDALGSTLGLSLFLKKLGFRTHVISPTNWPAFLNWLPGCDQVLDYEANLDLTKKIISNCEYIFCLDFNVLSRTKNMESLLAEADGIKVLIDHHEQPQKESFNYGISNTNKSSTCEMVYDLIVDAGYAHLIDTEIATCLYTGMMTDTGSFRFPSTKASVHQAITHFKHLGLNHTAIHERIYDSFMESRLRFLGNALLNRMEVLYEFNTAIMAIPKSDLVKFSTKTGDTEGIVNYMLALQGIKFAAIVIDRDDSARKWSFRSKGKFDVNTFARKHFNGGGHKNAAGGATSDSLEETVANFKKVIREYVSELTEPYISEL; the protein is encoded by the coding sequence ATGAATTTTGCCCGTCTTATGGAGCCAATTACAGAAATTTACTCATACCTAAAACAACCCAAAGAAGCGTTTATAACAATGCATCAGAAACCTGATGGCGATGCGTTAGGCTCAACCTTGGGTTTATCATTGTTTTTAAAAAAATTAGGTTTTAGAACGCACGTCATCTCTCCTACCAATTGGCCGGCTTTTTTGAATTGGTTACCAGGTTGTGATCAGGTTTTAGATTATGAAGCAAATCTGGATCTTACGAAAAAAATAATCTCAAATTGTGAATATATATTTTGTTTGGACTTCAATGTTTTGAGTCGAACAAAAAATATGGAGTCTTTACTTGCAGAAGCGGATGGAATCAAAGTACTAATTGATCACCATGAGCAACCGCAAAAGGAAAGTTTCAATTACGGTATTAGCAATACAAACAAAAGTTCCACTTGTGAAATGGTTTATGACTTAATCGTTGATGCTGGCTATGCACATTTGATAGATACAGAAATTGCAACTTGTTTGTATACAGGTATGATGACTGATACTGGTTCGTTCCGGTTTCCATCCACAAAAGCGTCTGTACATCAAGCCATTACGCATTTCAAACATTTGGGATTAAATCATACTGCAATTCATGAGCGCATATATGACAGTTTCATGGAATCTCGTTTGCGTTTTTTAGGAAATGCACTTTTGAATAGAATGGAGGTTTTATATGAATTTAATACAGCGATAATGGCGATTCCTAAATCTGATTTAGTTAAATTTAGCACTAAAACGGGCGATACGGAAGGAATTGTAAATTATATGTTAGCTTTACAAGGTATCAAGTTTGCCGCTATTGTAATTGACAGAGACGATAGTGCTAGAAAATGGAGTTTTAGAAGTAAGGGGAAATTTGACGTAAATACATTTGCAAGAAAACATTTTAATGGTGGAGGTCATAAAAATGCCGCTGGCGGTGCGACATCTGACTCATTAGAAGAAACGGTTGCAAATTTCAAAAAGGTAATAAGAGAATATGTATCTGAATTAACAGAGCCATATATATCTGAATTATAA
- the nadC gene encoding carboxylating nicotinate-nucleotide diphosphorylase — MIDYDKMLLHLIEEALLEDVGSGDYSTLSCIPKEQQGKAVLKIKQDGILAGVHVAEKIFHFLQPDATFHIVKNDGEPMKFGDIAFHVEASTHTILKAERLALNCMQRMSGIATLTNRYVQLLNGYSTQLLDTRKTTPNFRLLEKEAVKIGGGTNHRFGLFDMIMLKDNHIDYCGGIEKAIEKSHNYVLTNNLNLKIEVETRDLDDVKKVMSVGKGKVFRIMLDNFTPEQVNEAVKLINHQYETEASGGINFDTIQSYAQAGVDFVSVGGLIHQAQSLDLSLKAEMV; from the coding sequence ATGATCGATTATGACAAAATGCTTCTTCATTTAATTGAAGAAGCATTATTAGAAGATGTAGGAAGTGGTGATTATTCTACATTGAGTTGTATCCCGAAAGAACAACAAGGAAAAGCAGTTCTCAAAATCAAACAAGATGGAATTCTTGCGGGGGTACATGTTGCTGAAAAAATATTTCATTTTTTACAACCAGATGCAACATTTCATATAGTTAAAAATGATGGAGAGCCGATGAAATTTGGCGATATTGCTTTTCATGTGGAAGCAAGCACACATACGATTTTGAAAGCGGAAAGATTGGCTTTGAATTGTATGCAACGTATGAGCGGAATCGCAACATTGACCAATAGATATGTTCAATTATTAAATGGATATTCAACCCAACTTTTAGATACGCGAAAGACCACACCCAATTTTAGGCTATTGGAAAAAGAAGCTGTAAAGATTGGCGGCGGAACGAATCATAGATTTGGCTTATTTGACATGATTATGTTGAAAGACAATCATATCGACTATTGTGGTGGCATCGAAAAAGCAATTGAAAAGTCTCATAATTATGTTCTTACTAATAATTTGAATTTAAAAATTGAAGTGGAAACACGTGATTTGGATGATGTAAAAAAAGTAATGTCCGTAGGAAAGGGAAAGGTTTTTAGAATCATGCTGGACAATTTTACCCCCGAACAGGTAAATGAGGCGGTTAAATTAATAAATCACCAATACGAAACGGAAGCAAGCGGCGGTATTAATTTTGATACAATTCAATCTTACGCACAAGCGGGCGTTGATTTTGTGAGTGTTGGCGGATTGATCCACCAAGCGCAAAGTTTGGATTTAAGTTTAAAAGCGGAAATGGTTTAA